The DNA region CCGGGCCCGGCAATTTCGCCGGCATGCGCTCGCATGTGATCGAGGCGGCGCCGGTGCGCATCCTCGCTTATCTCAATATTTCCTTCGCCGGCATCTACGGCTTCTCGAAGCGGGTCATGGTCGGCGAGAGCGGCGATCAGCGCCTGCTCGCCCCGCTCGATGCGGCCGAAGTGGCGGCTGCCAATCGGGATGTCCTCGCCGGCATCAAGGTCAGGGTCGGCCGCAATGCGGGCGGCACCTCGGGCGTCGTGCCGCTCGATGTGGCGCGCCAGGTCGCCGATCTCGTCTCGATGCCGATGATGGTGCATATCGACGAGCCGCCCCCGACGTTTCCCGAGGTTCTGGAGCGCATGCGGCCGGGCGATATCCTGACCCATGCGTTCCGGCCCTTCCCCAACACGCCGGTAACCGCTGACGGCAAGGTGCTGCAAGCGGTGCTCGAGGCCCGAAGCCGCGGCGTGCTCTTCGATATCGGCCATGGCATGGGCTCCTTCTCCTTCGCGACGGCTCGCACCATGCTGGCGAACGGCTTCCTGCCCGACTCGATCTCGAGCGATGTCCATGCACTGTGCATCGAAGGACCGGCCTTCGACCTCTTGACGACGCTGTCGAAATTCCTCTGCCTCGGCGTGCCGCTCATGGAGGTGGTGCAGGCCGCGACTCAAGGCCCTGCCGGGGCGCTGCGCCGCCCGGATCTCGGCAGCCTGGCGCCGGGTTCCGTCGCCGATGCCTCGGTGCTCGAGCTGGAGGAGGGCAGCTTCGGCTATGTCGATTCGATCGGCGCCAGGCTCGACGGCGCCAAGCGGCTCGCCGCGCGCGGCATGGTGGTCGGCGGCAGCTGGCATGGCCTCGGCTGAGGCTGGCGCAAGGCGTCAGGCCGGGGCGAGATCGAGGAAGGGCCGGCCGCCGCGATCCTCCACTTCGACCACCCAGATATCGGGATCGAAATTGCGCTGGCGCGCCAGCCGCGCTTCGACATCGGCAGGGGTCACGGCTTCGGTCGCGTGCATCCTGGCGAAGAGCCGGTCGACGCCTTGGGGCATATCTTCCGTCGGAGGGGCGGGGCCGTAGAGCGTCGCGGTGCCGTCGAGCCGGTCGAGCTTGACGAAGATGGCGCCGGCCTCGGCGGCGCCGCGCCGGCGCAGCACCGCGACGACGCCTTGCACCGCGCAGCGCCGAAGATAGGCAGACACCCAAAGATCGCTGCGCAGCCGCATCAGGGCTCGATGCGCCGCAGATGAGGGGCGGTCAAGAGGCCGCGCCGTTTGACGACAGATGCCGCCGACCGCTAAGCGGGCGGGGCAAGGGCCTTTCGCGATGTCGCATAACAGCTTCGGTCATCTCTTCCGCGTCACGACCTTCGGCGAGAGCCATGGCGTGGCGATCGGCTGCGTTGTCGATGGCTGCCCGCCCGGCATTCCCCTGACCGAGGCCGATATCCAGCGCGATCTCGACCGGCGCCGGCCGGGCCAGTCGCGCTTCACGACGCAGAGGCGCGAGCCCGATCGCGTCCGCATTATCTCGGGCGTCTTCGAGGATGACCGCACAAGCGGACAAGTGACGACCGGCACGCCGATCGGCCTCCTCATCGACAATGAGGATCAGCGTTCCAAGGACTATAACGACATCCGCGACGCCTATCGGCCCGGCCATGCCGATCTCGCCTATGACCTCAAATACGGGCTGCGCGACTATCGCGGCGGCGGGCGCTCCTCGGCGCGCGAGACGGCGATGCGGGTCGCGGCCGGCGCCATCGCCCGCAAGGTCGTGCCGGGATTGAAGGTGCGCGGCGCGCTGGTGCAGATGGGGGCACTGCCGATCGATCGCGCCAATTGGGATTGGGAGGAGGTCGGTCGCAACGATTTCTTCTCGCCGGATGCCGAGGCTGCTTCCCGCTTCGCCGATGAGCTCGATGCGGTGCGCAAGCGCGGCTCTTCGCTCGGAGCCGTGATCGAGGTGGTGGCCGAGGGCGTGCCGGCGGGGCTCGGTGCGCCGGTTTATGCCAAGCTCGATGCCGATATCGCGGCGGCACTGATGAGCATCAATGCGGTGAAGGGGGTCGAGATCGGTGAGGGCTTCGCTGCGGCCGCGCTCTCGGGCGAGGAGAATGCCGACGAGATGCGCGCCGGCAATGACGGCATCGCCTTCCTGTCGAACCGCGCCGGCGGCATTTTGGGCGGCATCTCGACCGGCCAGCCGGTGGTGGCGCGCTTTGCGGTGAAGCCGACCTCGTCGATCCTGGCGCCACGCCGCACCGTCGATCGCTTCGGCGCCGAGCGCGAGGTTTCGACCAAAGGGCGCCATGACCCTTGTGTCGGCATCCGCGCCGTGCCCGTCGGCGAGGCGATGCTCGCCTGCGTGATCGCCGATCATTATCTGCGCCAGCGCGCCCAGGTCGCGCCCACCCCGCATTGGCCTTTCCCGCGCTGATTGCAAGCTATGCTGCGCGGATGAAGCCACTGTCGGCGAGCACGGCAAGGGAAATTTAGTAGCGCTAAAATTTGAGAACGTAGCAAAAGAATTCAGTTGCACTGAAGCGCGTTCAGGCTCTAGAATCGCCTCATGAAGCTTGCCGAATGGCTCGAGGCAAACAGCGTCAAGCGTGGCGATTTCGCCCGCTCGATCGGCGTTTCCCCCGGTGCAGTGACGCAATTCTGCAATCAGGGCAGTGCCTGGATATCGCGGGAGACGGCGACCATGATCCTGCGAGAGACCAATGGGGCCGTCACGCCCAATGATTTCCTGGGCCTAGCGGGTCCCAATAATTGGAAAGGGAACCCCGTGGCTGACAGCGTCAACGCGGCCATCACCGCCTTCAAGGCGGGCGAGATCGTCGTCGTCGCCGATGATGACGATCGTGAGGGGGAGGGCGATCTCTTCGTCGCCGCCTCGCTCGCGACGCAGGAGCGGATGGCCTTCATCGTGCGCCACACTTCCGGCATCGTCTGTGCGCCGCTGCCGGCCGAGGAGGCGCGCCGCCTGCGGCTCGATCCGATGGTGTCCTTGAACGATGCTCCGCTCGGCACCGCCTTCACGGTCTCGGTCGATGTGCGCCATGGCCTCACCACCGGCATCTCGGCCGAGGAACGCACCAACACCGTGCGGGCCCTCGCCAACGGCAATATGGGAGCGGCCGATTTCGTCCGCCCCGGCCATGTCTTCCCGCTGATCGCGCGCGAAGGCGGGGTGCTGATGCGCTCGGGCCATACGGAGGCCTGCGTCGACCTCTGCCGCCTCGCCGGCCTGCCCCCGGTCGGGGTGCTGGCCGAGCTCGTCAATGATGACGGCACGGTGATGAAGGGGCGCCAGGTCAACGAATTCGCCAAGCGCCATAAGCTGAAGCTGCTCACGGTCGCCGATCTCATCGCCTATCGTCAGTCGCGCGAGAAGCTCGTCGAACGCGTCGCCTCCTTCCCGGTCGAGACGCCGATCGGCCCGCTGCAGGGGCATGCCTTCGTCACGCCCTTCGATACCGTCAATCATTTCGCCTTCGTGCTCGGCGATATCGGCGATGGCCGCGACGTGCTGACGCGCCTGCACCGTGCGCATATCCTCCAGGATGTGTTCGGCGGCGGCCGCGCCATCAATGCCTCGCTGGCGCGCTTCAAGGAGGCCGGGCGCGGCGTCCTCATCTATCTGCGCGACGGCGCCTCGGGCGTGCCGGTCGCCACCTTGCCGGATGGGGGGCGGAGCGGCTCGGAGGCCGAGCGCACCAGGCAATGGCGCGAAATCGGCCTCGGCGCCCAGATCCTGCGCGATCTCGGCGTCTCGTCGATCAGGCTTTTGTCCTCCCATGAGCTGACCTATGTCGGGCTCTCGGGCTTCGGCATCGAGATCGTCAGCACCGAGGCGACCGAAGGATAAGGCGCTCCGCCTCATCTTCAAGCAACGGCCGCGGCGCCGGGCTCTTCGGCCCGGTGAAGGGCGACGGCCGCGATGACGAGGACGATGCCCGCGACCTCGGCGGCTGTCGGGATCTGGTGCAGGACAACGATGCCGATGGTCGCGGCCGTCGCCGGCAGCAGCGCCAGCAGCAGCGCGAATGTGGCGCGCGGCAATCGCGCCATGGCGAACTGGTCGCAGACATAGGGGATGACCGAGGAGCAGATCCCGACCCCGATGCCGGCGGCGAGCAGGAGCGGATTGCGCAGGGCCGGCAGCGCGTCCTCGATCCCGAAGGGAAGGGCGACCGCCATGGCGACCAGCATTGCGGCGCCGAGCCGGTCGACGCCGTCTGCGGCACCTTTCGCCGCGATCTTATGCCCGAGCACCACATAGGCGACGAACAGGGCGCAATTGGCGAAGGCGAAGACATAGCCGATGGGCTCGCCTTCGATACGGGCATCGGTGAGCACATAGACCCCGATGGCCGCGAGGCCGAGCGCCACGACATTGCGCGGGCTGCGCATGCCGAAGGCCGCCAGACCGATCGGGCCGAGGAACTCGATGGCGCCGACCGTGCCGAGAGGCAGCCGCTCGAGCGCCAGGTAGAAGCAGCCATTCATCAGCCCGAGGACCACACCGAGCCCTATGACGATGCGCCGCTCGGCGGCACCGAGCTTGCGGAAGAAGCCCCAAGGGCGGCGCCAGAGCGCGAAAATGGCGGCGGCGCTCGCGATGCGCAGCCAGGCGACGCCGAGCGGCGCGATGCTGGCGAAGAGCAGCACCGCGAAGGCGGGGCCGAGATAGTGGAAGATCGCGCTCGTCACGAAATAGAGCTGCGGCGGCAGGCGCTCGAAGCGCCCGGTCATCGTCCTCGTTGCGGCGGTCATGTTCATGGCGCTCCCCTGCGATGATCACGCCGTCATATTCGCAAAGCTTCGGCGAAGGTGCTATATCATCTCGAAGGGAAGACCGGGAAAAGAGGTTCCGACATGAAGGCAAACAACGAAAATGACCTTCGTGTCTCGAGTTTGCTGCGCGATGAACGCAACCTCGAGCTCATCCGCCTGCTGCAGGCCGATCCGCGCGCCGGCATCTCGGAGCTGGCGCGCCGCATCGGCATGTCGGCGCCGGCCGTCAGGGAGCGGCTGACGCGGCTCGAGGAGGCGGGCGTGATCACGGGCTATCGCCTGGATCTCGATCCCAAGGCGCTCGGTTGGCCGATCATGGTGTTCGTGCGCGTGCGCCCCATGCCCGGCCAATTGCCGCGCATCGCCGAGCTCGCCCAATCCATCCCGCAAGTCGCCGAGTGCCACCGCATCACCGGCGAGGATTGCTTCATCCTCAAGATCCATCTCGACGCGCTCGAGAGCCTCGACCGAATCCTCGACCGCTTCCTTGCTTTCGGCCAGACCACGACATCGATCGTGCAATCGACGCCCGTGAAGCTGCGCTCCCCGCCCTTGCCGAACGGGGCCGGCGGGTGAGGCTGGCCCGCTAGCGAATCCCGAACGCCTGCACGATGAGTGGCGTGTCGATGATCACATGGGGCGCGATGGCGTGATAGCCGAGCGCATGCACCCAGGCGTTCCCGGTGCGCAGCGTGATGAAGGTCTTGATCATGCCGGGACCGACATAGCCCAGGACGACGAAGATCAGCGACAGCACCGTGTCGCTCGGCGAATCGAAAGCCGACCAGCCCTCGACGAGGTGCATGAACGCGTAGGTCAGTCCGCCGAGCAGTACTGTCGTCGTCGCGGAGCCGGTGAGCTTGAGATAGCGCGGGATCAAGATCGCATAGATCAGCACCATCGTCGGCAGCACCGTGCCGATGAAGAAGAGCGCGAAGGCGAGCGGCGCGCCGAGCAGGATCTGGCGCGCATCGAGGCGCAGGAGGCCGCCTTCGAACACGCCGAGCTCGAACGCGCTTTCGATGAGGCAGACCACGACGATCACCAGCACGTCGTTGCGCCGGTTCGTCGACCGCAGGTTGAGCTCGGTCGCATCATAGCGCCGGCGAAACCAGAGATAGGGGAGAACAGCGAAGATCAGGAAATTATAGATCGCCCAGGTCCAGATCTCGCCTTGGGACGGGGGCGTCGAGCAGCCGAACAATGTTCCGGCGATATGGAAGCTGAACGGCCGATAGCCCAGCGCCGGCCCGATGATCCAGCCCCCTATCTGGCCAGCCACCGCGTAAGCCAGCAAGCCAAAAGTCTCGCGCGCCGCAACGCTGCGAGCCGGTGCGCGAGCGGCGATGTCGGGAATGACACGTTTGCGCGTCAGCCAATGGACCACGCCCATGAGCAGGAAAATCTCGACCATCCCGAGCGTTGGCGAGGCCAATTGGACAGTGAAGGGAATTTCGGCGAGTGCGGGTCGGTCGAACGGGAGGCTGCCGCCCGAAAGCAGCACGACCGCGACATGAGCGACGACCCAGAGGATGACGGCGATCTGCACAACGGGGTGCAGGACGATGTCGGCGATCAGACGATGCCGGGAAGAAAATGTGCCTTCCATTCGCGTCTGCATCGTCTTTTCCCCGCAAGTCTCTGGGAGAGACTTACACAGAATTCGTCCAGCCCTCAGCGAAAAAGGCGCGGCGCTCGGAAGATAAGGTCAAGACACTGCTGCGGCTGTGCAAAAATCAAGATCTTCGCGAGCGCGGTGCGTAAAGCGAACCCTCACACGCTCAGGCTTTCGACGCGGCGAGACGCGCGCGCGCTTCCTTCTTCAGGGCTGTGAAATCCACGTCGCCGGCCTCGCCGCTGTCGATCCCCTGCTTCCAGGCTTTGCGGAGATAGCGGAGCTTCTCGGCTTCCTGCTGCTCGAACTTCTCCATCAACCGCAGAGCCTCGCGCACGACCTCGCTCGACGAGCTGTAGCGGCCGGTCAAGACCTTGGACTTGACGAAATTCGCCAGTTCGTCGGTCAGCGATACGTTCATGTTCATGGATGCCTCCGTCGCCATCATCATACGGATGGATGACTAAAAGTAGCAATCTTTGTCATTGGCGGAAAGAGGCGTGGCGCCAGGAACTCGGTTAAGCCCGGAAATGCTTCGACAGCTTCAGCCCCTGCGCCTGGTAATGCGAGCCGAGATCGCTGCCATAGAGCGTCTTCGGCGGCGCCGAGAGCCGCTCATAGACGAGGCGCGCCACGGTCTGCCCGTCCTCGAGGATGAAGGGCACGTCGCGCGAGCGCACTTCGAGCACGGCGCGGCTGCCATGGCCGCCCGCCGCCGCATGGCCGAAGCCCGGATCGAAGAAGCCGGCATAATGCACGCGGAACTCGCCGACCAGCGGATCGAAAGGCGTCATCTCGGCCGCGTAATCGGGCGGCACATGCACGGCTTCCTTCGAGGCCAGGATGTAGAACTGGCCGGGGTCGAGCACCAGCGTGCCGTCGCGCGCTGTCAGCGGATCCCAGAAATCCCAGGCATCATAGGCGCCGACCCGGTCGACATCGATGAGGCCGGTATGGTTCTTCGCCCGGTAGCCGATGATCTGCGAGGGGCCGGCGAGATCGATGCTGACTGCGATGCCGGCCGATATCGACGGCGAGCGTCCCGCCACCAGGGTCTCGCGCGCATGCAGGTCGGCGAGCTCGCTATCGTCGAGCCGCGCCTCGCCGGAGCGCAGGCGCAGTTGCGCCAGGCGCGAGCCGCGCCGCGCCAGCACCGGGAAGGTGCGCGGCGAGACTTCGGCATAGAGCTTCCCCGCATAGCCTTGCGAGATCAGGTCGAAACGATCGGTGCGGTCGGCGATGATGCGGGTGAAGACGTCGAGCCGGCCGGTCGAGCTCTTGGGGTTGGCGGCGGCCGAGAGCGATGGGGGCAGCGCCAGGCGCTCCTCGATCTCGGCGACATAGACCGTGTTGGTCTCGAGCACGGCACCGTGCTCGAGATCGATCTCGTGCAGGCCGAGCGCCGTCAGCCGCTCTTCGACGCTGCGCTGCGGCCCGGGCAGGAAACTCGCCCGCACCCGATAGGCGAGCCGCCCGAGCCGCAGATCGAGGCTCGCCGGCTGGATCTGCCCCGGGACGAAGGGACGCTCGGCCGTGATCGCGCCGCGCTCGGCGAGCGCCTCGATCTCATGGCCTGGAAGGATGCCGCCCGCGTTCAGCCCGGTGTTCATGGCGCGACCATTTCGTGCCGGGACTTGCCGGTCAAGCCTTGCGGGTCAAGCGTCGTCACGGGCGGCTGGTCTCCATGAACACCGATCCGATGAAGTCATAGACGAGCTCGCCCTTCTGGTTCGTGCCGGTGTTGCGCGAGAAGATCAGGCCCCAGCCGGGCCGCGAGGCGCTCCGGCGCTTCGACACCAAGGAGGTCGCAAAGCTGATCGTGTCGCCCACATAAACCGGCTTGTGCCAGACCAGGTCCTTGAAGCCAGGCGACGAGCCCATTGCGGGCGGCGTCAGCCCCTGCGCCAGGATGGCTTCGCGGATCAGGCTGCGCCGGTCGATGAGCTTGCGCATGCAGGCCGCCCCCGTATGCCAGCCCGAGGCGCAGAGCGCGCCGAAATGGCTCCTCGCCGCAGCCTGCGGGTCCACATGGAAGGGCTGCGGATCATAGGTCTTGGCGAAGGCGATGATGTTGTCGGAGGTGAAATCGTAAGCGCCGATCTCGTGCGTCTCGCCGATGACGAGATCGTCGAAATAGGTTTGGCTGATCAAGGCTTGGCCGTTCAAGACTTGGCTGATCGAGGCTTGCGGCCTCTCGCGTCTCGCTCCCGAAGCCTCGCCTTGTGGCGTTGCGAGGCCCGTGCTGCTGCCGCCTTGCGCCCGTACCTCGCCGAAGGGAGAAGCCGCGTCGCGCCGCCCCGCCATCATCCAGAAGAGCTGCTCATAGGCGGTCTCGCCGCGCTGGTTGATGAGCAGGATGCGCAGCCGCGCGAGGCCCATCTCGGGGCGCTTGCGCGAGACACGCGTCTCGAGCACCTCCCAATGCGCGGTCAGGATGTCGCCCGGCCGCACCGGCTTCAGCCATTTCACCTCCTCGACGCCGGGCGCGCCCATCGAGGACGTCTTGACGATCAGGCCGTCATACATGATGCGCATCATGAGGGCGCAGCTTTGCCAGCCCGAGGCGATCAGCTCGCCCACGAAAGTGCCCTTGGCGGCTTCCTCGTCGAGATGGAAGGGCTGCGGGTCGAATTCGCGCGCGAAGCCGATGATCTCCTCGCGCGTCACCAGGCGCGGGCCGCATTGGCCGCTCGCACCGACCGTCAGGTCCTCGAAGAAGATGTCCGGCATGGCTTGATCGTTGCTGTTGAAGGGCGAATAGCGAATAGCGAATAGCGAGTGGTGATTAGTGAAGGGGTGAGTAGTGAAAGGAGGAGGGCGAAGGCACGCTGTCTATCTACTCACTCCTCACTCCTCACTCCTCACTTCTCACCCTTTAATTAGCGAACCTGAAATGCAGGACATCGCCGTCGGCGACGATGTATTCCTTGCCTTCGAGGCGCAGCTTGCCGGCATCGCGGGCTCCGGCCTCGCCCTTCTGCGCCAGATAATCCGCATAGGCGATGGTCTCGGCGCGGATGAAGCCCTTCTCGAAATCGGTATGGATCACGCCTGCCGCCTGCGGCGCCCGGGAGCCGGCCGTCACCGTCCAGGCGCGCGCCTCCTTCGGGCCGACCGTGAAGAAGGTGACGAGGCCCAAGAGCTCATAGCCGGCGCGGATCACCCGGTTGAGGCCGGGCTCCTCGAGGCCGACGGCCGCGAGATATTCGGCCTGCTCCTCGGGTGGCAGGATGGCGATCTCGCTCTCGATCTTCGCCGACACCACCACGCATTTGGCGCCTTCCTCGGCGGCGCGCCCGAAGACCTTGGCGGAGAAGGCATTGCCCTTATCGGCCGAGCCCTCATCGACATTGCAGACATAGAGCACCGGCTTCGAGGTGAGGAGGCCGAGCATGCGGAAGCTCCTCTCCTCCTCGGGCTTGCGCTCGACGAGGCGGGCGGGCTTGCCCTCACGCAGCAAGGTCAGCGAGCGCTGCACCAGGTCGAGCGCCTCCTTCGCTTCCTTGTCGGCGCCGCGCACCCGCTTCTCGAGCGAGACGACGCGCTTCTCGAGCGAATCGAGATCGGCGAGCATCAGCTCGGTCTCGATGGTCTCGATGTCGGCGATCGGATCGATGCGGCCCTCGACATGGGTGACGTCGCCATCCTCGAAGCAGCGCACCACATGGGCGATGGCGTCGACCTCACGGATATTGGCGAGGAACTGGTTGCCGAGGCCCTCGCCCTGGGAGGCGCCGCGCACCAGCCCGGCGATGTCCACGAAGGTGAGGCGCGTCGGGATGATCTCGGCGGATTTCGCGATGCCGGCCAGCAGTGCCAGGCGCTCATCGGGAACCGCGACCTCGCCCACATTCGGCTCGATGGTGCAGAACGGGTAATTCGCCGCCTGCGCCGCCGCCGTCTGCGTCAAGGCGTTGAAGAGCGTCGATTTCCCGACATTCGGCAAACCGACGATGCCGCATTTGAAACCCATCAAGATATTCCTTTTAAGCAACTTGCCTTTGAGCATTTTGCCTTTGAGCATTTTTGCCCTCGAGCAATTCGCCGCGACACGATCCGGCAGGCGCAGACGACGTTGCGCGAGCGGTCGCGGCTTCGAGGAGAGTTGCGCTCGTCTACTATAGGGGTGGCCGGTCCCGCAACTTCGGTGGGATTTGGTCGGCTCGTCTCATAGCGCCAGCGCTCACCTCTCCCCTTGTGGGAGAGGTCGGTTTCGACGAGCGAAGCGAGGAGAAGCCGGGTGAGGGGGGCAGCGCCGGCCTTCTCAAGCCGGGGTCAGGACAGCCATTCCGACCCAAAGTCAGGGGCTCCAGCGAGTTGGCGCTGCCCCCCTCACCCGGATCACTCCCTGCGGTCGCGATCCGACCTCCCCGCAAGGGGAGAGGTGAAGGGCGCCTGCGCCCCAGGCCACATCAATGCGCGAGCGGTCCGTTCGCCTTGCGCCAGGCGTCGATCCCGCCATGCACGTGACAGGCGCTGGTGAAGCCGGCCCGCTGCGCCGCCGCGACCGCCATGGCGGAGCGCTCGCCGAAGGCGCAATAGAAGACCAGCCGTCGCCCGGTCGCCGCAGCGAATTCATGCAGCATGCCGCCGCAGGCGAGCTGCTGCTTGAGCTGCGGGTAGGGGGCATGCAGCGCGCCCGGGACTGCGCCGTATTTCTCGCGCTCGCGCTCTTCGCGCAGGTCGACGAAAGTCGCCGCCGGATCGCCGATCAGCGCCAGCGCGTCCCTCGCCGTGACGGCCCAACCATGCCGCGCGACATCGTCTTGCGAGAGCCCGATATGCAGATTGGCCGGAACCGCCACATCCATCATCTTGGGATTGGGCAGCTTCAGGCTGTTCATCAGGTCGACATACTCATCGACCGATTTGACCTGCAGCCGCGGGTTGAAGGCCCTTTCCTCCGCGATCGTCGAGACCATGTCGCCCTTATAGTCATGGGCCGGGTAGACGAGCGTTTCATCGGGCAGCTTCAGCAGCCGACCGAAGATCGACTCATATTGCGCCCGCGCATCGCCGTTCTGGAAATCGGTGCGGCCGGTGCCCCGGATCAACAAGGTGTCGCCGGTGAACACCCGATCGTCCATCTTGAAGCTGTAGGAATCGCTGGTGTGGCCGGGGGTGTAGAGCACGCCCAAACTGATGCCCTCGATATCGACGCGCTCGCCATCCGCGACCCGCATGGAAACGACGTCGACACCGCTATGCTCCCCCATGATGGTGATGCATTGAGTGCGGTCGCGCAGCTCGCCGAGGCCGGTGATGTGATCGGCATGGATATGGGTATCGACCGCCTTGACGAGCTTCAGGTCGAGCTCTTGCAGCAGCTGGATATAGCGGTCGACCCGCTCCAGCACCGGGTCGATGATCAGGGCTTCGCCCCCATGCCGGCTGGCGATCAGATAGCTATAGGTGCTCGAGACGCTGTCATAGAGTTGCCGGAACAGCATGCGTCCCTCCCAAATTACTCCCAAGTCTTCGGGGAAGGCGCTTTCGCCTCACCTCGGCTGCGGCACGATCCTCATCCATGGCCGCGGCGCCTTCCATCCTTGCGGGAACAGCTTCTTGGCGTCGTCATCCGTGACCGAGCCTGCGATGATGACGTCCTCGCCCGGCTTCCAGTTCACCGGGGTCGCGACCTTGTGCTTCGCGGTCATCTGCAGCGAATCGAGGACGCGCAGCACCTCGTCGAAATTGCGCCCCGTGGTCATCGGATAGACGATGATCAGCTTGACCGACTTGTCGGGCGCGATCACGAAGACATTGCGCACGGTCTGGTTGTCGGCAGGCGTGCGGCCTTCCGAGGTTCCCGACAGGCTCGCCGGCAGCATGCCGTAGAGCTTCGACACGGCAAGGTCGGTGTCGCCGATCATCGGAAAATTCGGCGCCTGGCCTTGCGTCTCCTCGATGTCCTTCGCCCATTTGGCGTGGTTCGACACCGGGTCGACGCTGAGCCCGATAATCTTGGTGTTGCGCTTGTCGAATTCAGGCTTGAGCTTGGCCATATAGCCGAGCTCGGTGGTGCAGACCGGGGTGAAGTCCTTCGGGTGCGAGAACATCATGCACCAGGAATCCCCCATCCAGTCATGAAAACGAATGCGACCTTCGGTGGTCTCCGCCTCGAAGTCCGGAGCCCGCTCGCCCAATTGCAGAGCCATCTTGCGCCTCCCGCGTTCTGTTTGACGCCTTGGTATAGCATGCGGCGGCATTCTGGCGGCATCAAGTTCTGAATGGGGGGTCTCACCCCTCGTCCTTGCCCCAGCCCTTGGCCTGCATGGCGAGGTGGATCTTGTTCTGGAAGCTCGCTTCCTCGCCGCGCACCAATATGGGGGCGAATTCGGCGCAGGCCGCGACCAGATCCTCGACCCAGGGGCGCTCCGCCTTGAAGAAGTCGGACAGCACATAAGGGTGCACGAGGTTGCGGTCGCCGGGATGGCCGATGCCGAGCCGCACACGCCGATAGGCATTGCCGAGATGGGCCGAGATCGAGCGCAAGCCGTTATGGCCGGCATCGCCGCCGCCGGTCTTCACGCGCAGCTTGCCTTCCGGCAAGTCGAGCTCGTCATGGAAGACG from Rhizobiales bacterium GAS188 includes:
- a CDS encoding Alkyl hydroperoxide reductase subunit AhpC (peroxiredoxin), with protein sequence MALQLGERAPDFEAETTEGRIRFHDWMGDSWCMMFSHPKDFTPVCTTELGYMAKLKPEFDKRNTKIIGLSVDPVSNHAKWAKDIEETQGQAPNFPMIGDTDLAVSKLYGMLPASLSGTSEGRTPADNQTVRNVFVIAPDKSVKLIIVYPMTTGRNFDEVLRVLDSLQMTAKHKVATPVNWKPGEDVIIAGSVTDDDAKKLFPQGWKAPRPWMRIVPQPR
- a CDS encoding peptidyl-tRNA hydrolase, PTH1 family, with the translated sequence MQILVGLGNPGPRYAGNRHNIGFMVMDAIAAAHRAAPWRRRFQSETAEATIGAERVLLLKPQTFMNDSGRAAGEAARFFKTELSEISVFHDELDLPEGKLRVKTGGGDAGHNGLRSISAHLGNAYRRVRLGIGHPGDRNLVHPYVLSDFFKAERPWVEDLVAACAEFAPILVRGEEASFQNKIHLAMQAKGWGKDEG
- a CDS encoding Glyoxylase, beta-lactamase superfamily II gives rise to the protein MLFRQLYDSVSSTYSYLIASRHGGEALIIDPVLERVDRYIQLLQELDLKLVKAVDTHIHADHITGLGELRDRTQCITIMGEHSGVDVVSMRVADGERVDIEGISLGVLYTPGHTSDSYSFKMDDRVFTGDTLLIRGTGRTDFQNGDARAQYESIFGRLLKLPDETLVYPAHDYKGDMVSTIAEERAFNPRLQVKSVDEYVDLMNSLKLPNPKMMDVAVPANLHIGLSQDDVARHGWAVTARDALALIGDPAATFVDLREEREREKYGAVPGALHAPYPQLKQQLACGGMLHEFAAATGRRLVFYCAFGERSAMAVAAAQRAGFTSACHVHGGIDAWRKANGPLAH